In Pseudonocardia sp. DSM 110487, the sequence CGACGACGTCTTCGTGCCCGCCCACCGCGCGCTGAGCTTCGCCGACACCTCCCGGTGCCGGTGCCCCGGCCATGAGGTGAACCCGGCGCCGACCTACCGGCTCCCGTTCGGGTCGGTGTTCTCCTACGCGATCACCACGCCGATCATCGGCATGGCGACCGGCGCCTACGAGGCGCACGTCGGGTACATGCAGGAGCGGGTGCGTGCGTCCTACGCCAAGGCGAAGGCGGCCGAGGACCCGCACTCGCAGGTGCGGATCGGCGACGCGGCGTCCGAGATCGACGCGGCGTGGCTGCAGCTGGAGCACAACATGGGCGCGCTGATGCGCCACGCCACGGCAGGGGAGCGCATCCCGATGGCGCTGCGCCTGCAGGTGCGGCGCGACCAGGTCAGGGGGACAGGGCGGGCGATCTCGGCGATCGACTCGCTGTTCGAGAACTCGGGCGGCCGCGTGCTGAAGTCCGGCACGCCGATCCAGCGGTTCTGGCGCGACGCGCACGCAGGCAGGCTGCACGCGATCAACGATCCGGAACGCGCTCTTGCCATGTACGGGGCAGCCACGATGGGCCTGCCGGTCCAGGATGCGCTGGTGTGAGATGACAACCGCAACGGTCGACTTCGAGTCCACCAGCCGCACCGCCCAGGTCGCGCCCGATCTGCGGCTGCACTTCCACGAGGCGGGCGAGGAGCACGGCGACGCCGTCGTCCTGCTGCACGGCGGCGGGCCGGGTGCGTCGGCATGGAGCAACTTCGGGCGCAACATCCCGGTGTTCGCCCGGTCGTTCCGCACGCTCGCCGTCGACCAGCCGGGTTTCGGTCGCTCAGAGGGCCCGGTGGGCGACGCGCAGTACTTCACGCAGAGCTCCGACGCCCTGCTCGGTCTGCTCGACTCGCTGGGGATCGAGAAGGTGCACCTG encodes:
- the hsaA gene encoding 3-hydroxy-9,10-secoandrosta-1,3,5(10)-triene-9,17-dione monooxygenase oxygenase subunit, whose protein sequence is MDLLPALRERAQETEDARRVPDESIKALEEAGLFRLLQPARYGGHEAEPLTLFTAVRAIASACGSTGWVASVVGVHPWQVALFPAQAQEEVWGEDPNTRLSSSYAPTGRATLVEGGYRLSGRWSFSSGCDHATWVLLGGIVRDADGNQVDFCTFLLPISDYTIDDVWDTVGLRGTGSNDIVVDDVFVPAHRALSFADTSRCRCPGHEVNPAPTYRLPFGSVFSYAITTPIIGMATGAYEAHVGYMQERVRASYAKAKAAEDPHSQVRIGDAASEIDAAWLQLEHNMGALMRHATAGERIPMALRLQVRRDQVRGTGRAISAIDSLFENSGGRVLKSGTPIQRFWRDAHAGRLHAINDPERALAMYGAATMGLPVQDALV